One genomic window of Thermus thermamylovorans includes the following:
- the ccmE gene encoding cytochrome c maturation protein CcmE — protein MRRKYLLGILIILGALGYMLFGGLGRNLVYFVTPSEYFLEEARYQNRPLRLGGLVKEGTVAYDRDSLELRFVLTDGVKEVPVYHRGTPPGMFREGQGAVVEGRFQGGVFQSTNLLVKHSEAYQAPEAGWTPEEVRRLLQEAR, from the coding sequence GTGAGGAGGAAGTACCTCTTAGGCATCCTGATCATCCTGGGAGCCTTGGGCTACATGCTCTTCGGCGGCCTGGGGCGGAACCTGGTCTACTTCGTCACCCCCTCGGAGTACTTCCTGGAGGAGGCGCGCTACCAGAACCGCCCCCTGCGCCTGGGGGGGCTGGTGAAGGAGGGCACTGTGGCCTACGACCGGGACTCCCTGGAGCTCCGCTTTGTCCTCACCGACGGGGTCAAGGAGGTGCCCGTCTACCACCGTGGCACCCCGCCGGGGATGTTCCGGGAGGGGCAGGGGGCGGTGGTGGAGGGGCGTTTCCAAGGGGGGGTCTTCCAGAGCACCAACCTCTTGGTGAAGCACTCCGAGGCCTACCAGGCCCCTGAGGCGGGTTGGACCCCCGAGGAGGTACGCCGGCTGCTTCAGGAGGCGAGGTGA
- the ccsA gene encoding cytochrome c biogenesis protein CcsA, giving the protein MTEARKPHRPDALTWGLLGLGLFLLPAGLYVALTAPPDVNQGFLVRIMYLHVPTAWLGYLAFFVTFLYSLLYLFRQNPKHDRVALASAEIGLVFMGLALVTGMLWARPTWGVYWTWEPRLTTTAILFAVYVGYFLLRGAIEDPELRRKAAAAVGILGFINVPISYMSVKWWRSLHQTQSIDLTTGRINMAPEMFQALMFNLLIFTLLYLAFVRFRGFLAEREAGGEEAEALGLEARKEEA; this is encoded by the coding sequence ATGACGGAAGCCCGCAAACCCCACCGTCCGGATGCCCTGACCTGGGGGCTTTTGGGCCTAGGCCTATTCCTCCTGCCGGCAGGGCTTTACGTGGCCCTCACCGCACCCCCCGACGTGAACCAGGGCTTTTTGGTGCGCATCATGTACCTGCACGTGCCCACGGCCTGGCTGGGGTACCTGGCCTTCTTCGTCACCTTTCTCTACTCCCTCCTCTACCTCTTCCGGCAGAACCCCAAGCACGACCGGGTGGCCCTGGCGAGCGCGGAGATCGGTCTGGTCTTCATGGGCCTGGCCCTGGTCACCGGGATGCTTTGGGCCCGGCCCACCTGGGGGGTCTACTGGACCTGGGAGCCCCGGCTCACCACCACCGCCATCCTCTTTGCCGTCTACGTGGGCTACTTCCTCCTCCGGGGGGCCATCGAGGACCCGGAGCTGCGCCGCAAGGCGGCGGCGGCGGTGGGGATCCTCGGCTTCATCAACGTGCCCATCAGCTACATGTCGGTAAAGTGGTGGCGCAGCCTGCACCAGACCCAGTCCATTGACTTGACCACCGGCCGCATCAACATGGCCCCGGAGATGTTCCAGGCCTTGATGTTCAATCTGCTGATCTTCACCCTCCTCTACCTGGCCTTCGTGCGCTTCCGGGGCTTTTTGGCGGAGCGGGAGGCCGGGGGGGAGGAGGCGGAGGCCTTGGGCCTCGAGGCGAGAAAGGAGGAAGCGTGA
- a CDS encoding heme exporter protein CcmB gives MRKVFLLALRDLRLEVRDRAGLLSVLAFFAVMLFIMALALGPDEGPLRQAAPGVLWVALAFGSTLLATRAFALEVEEGTLDDLLLTPGSKEWIYFGKLLFQMLLLLPLAALALLMAAGLFYLPLERGLYLFLTLALGVLGYTSVATFYAGLLARLRGREVLLPLLLFSLVVPVVLAAVRATTGLLEGLPLAEVAPWWQLLLVFDVVYLTASALLFPVILEG, from the coding sequence TTGCGGAAGGTCTTCCTCCTGGCCCTGAGGGACCTGCGCCTGGAGGTCCGGGACCGCGCCGGCCTCCTCTCCGTGCTGGCCTTCTTTGCGGTGATGCTCTTCATCATGGCCCTGGCCCTGGGACCGGACGAGGGGCCCCTGCGCCAAGCGGCCCCCGGCGTCCTCTGGGTGGCCCTGGCCTTTGGCAGCACCCTCCTTGCTACCCGGGCCTTCGCCTTGGAGGTGGAGGAGGGCACCTTGGACGACCTCCTCCTCACCCCGGGGAGCAAGGAGTGGATTTACTTCGGCAAGCTCCTCTTCCAGATGCTCCTCCTCCTGCCCCTGGCCGCCTTGGCCCTCCTCATGGCCGCAGGCCTCTTCTACCTCCCCCTGGAGCGGGGGCTTTACCTCTTTCTCACCCTGGCCCTGGGGGTCCTGGGCTACACCAGCGTGGCCACCTTCTACGCGGGGCTCCTGGCCCGGCTCCGAGGCCGGGAGGTGCTCTTGCCCCTGCTCCTTTTCTCCCTGGTGGTCCCGGTGGTCTTGGCCGCGGTGCGGGCCACCACGGGGCTTTTGGAGGGGCTGCCCTTGGCGGAGGTGGCCCCGTGGTGGCAGCTCCTCCTGGTCTTCGACGTGGTCTACCTCACCGCCAGCGCCCTCCTCTTCCCCGTGATCCTGGAGGGATAG
- a CDS encoding ABC transporter ATP-binding protein, translating into MLVRLEAIGKRFGRDWVFRNLSFRLEKGEVVALLGPNGSGKTTLLRLMAGLLKPTRGRVVREGQALFLPNPPAFHRHLTAREHLLYDLAFHGREGDWREALRRFRLPEDLPLAAFSSGMRKRLALARLHLLRPDLWLLDEPETALDREGRDLLTALLGEARQEAGVVLATHDRGLALAVADRALELEGA; encoded by the coding sequence ATGCTGGTCCGCCTCGAGGCCATCGGCAAGCGCTTCGGCCGGGACTGGGTGTTCCGTAACCTCTCCTTCCGCCTGGAAAAGGGAGAGGTGGTGGCCCTCCTGGGCCCCAACGGTTCGGGCAAGACCACCCTCCTGCGCCTCATGGCGGGGCTTTTGAAACCCACCCGGGGACGGGTGGTCCGGGAAGGGCAGGCCCTTTTCCTCCCCAACCCTCCGGCCTTCCACCGCCACCTCACCGCCCGGGAGCACCTCCTCTACGACCTGGCCTTCCACGGCCGTGAGGGGGACTGGCGGGAGGCCCTCCGCCGCTTCCGCCTACCCGAGGACCTTCCCCTCGCCGCCTTTTCCAGCGGCATGCGGAAGCGCCTGGCCCTGGCCCGCCTCCACCTCCTCCGGCCCGACCTCTGGCTTCTGGACGAGCCGGAAACCGCCCTGGACCGGGAGGGGCGGGACCTCCTCACCGCCCTCCTGGGGGAGGCCCGTCAGGAGGCGGGGGTGGTCCTGGCCACCCACGACCGGGGCCTGGCCCTGGCGGTGGCCGACCGCGCCCTGGAGCTGGAGGGGGCGTGA
- the ccdA gene encoding cytochrome c biogenesis protein CcdA: MTLSLGAAFLAGVLSFLSPCVLPLVPAYLFYLGGERGRPFFNALFFVLGFGAVFFFLGLPFTLLGGLLFEHRQTLARVGGGILILLGLYLLGLRPKWGVNLRYQGETARPLGALLFGATLGLGWTPCIGPILGAILTLTAVGGGVGFLLAYILGLAVPFLLVALFADRVRDWIRRAGRLSHYVERLAGVVLLLVGALLLTDSWTALNAFFIRITPEWLQRYL; the protein is encoded by the coding sequence ATGACCCTTTCCCTCGGTGCCGCCTTTTTGGCGGGGGTCCTCTCCTTCCTCTCCCCCTGCGTTCTCCCCCTCGTGCCCGCCTACCTCTTCTACCTGGGGGGGGAGCGGGGAAGGCCCTTCTTCAACGCCCTGTTCTTCGTCCTGGGCTTCGGGGCCGTGTTCTTCTTCCTGGGCCTGCCCTTCACCCTCCTGGGGGGGCTTCTCTTCGAGCACCGCCAGACCCTGGCCCGGGTGGGGGGAGGTATCCTGATCCTCCTGGGCCTCTACCTCCTGGGCCTGAGGCCCAAGTGGGGGGTGAACCTCCGCTACCAGGGGGAGACGGCCCGCCCCCTGGGGGCCCTCCTCTTCGGGGCCACCCTGGGCCTGGGCTGGACCCCTTGCATCGGCCCCATCCTGGGGGCCATCCTCACCCTCACCGCGGTAGGGGGTGGGGTGGGCTTCCTCCTGGCCTACATCCTGGGGTTGGCGGTGCCCTTCCTCCTGGTGGCCCTCTTCGCCGACCGGGTTAGGGACTGGATCCGCCGGGCGGGCCGGCTTTCCCACTATGTGGAGCGGCTTGCGGGGGTGGTCCTCCTCCTGGTGGGGGCGCTCCTCCTCACGGATAGCTGGACCGCCCTGAACGCCTTCTTCATCCGCATCACCCCGGAGTGGTTGCAGCGCTACCTCTAG
- a CDS encoding c-type cytochrome, which produces MFRLLALPLLALALTALAARYGLGPPLTEEAVAAYDLRPIVLPDGRGLPPGEGRVAEGERIYQARCASCHGATGEGYPFNRLVSEPFPITPEMEPAEYAIGNYWPYATTLFDYIRRAMPFGDPGTLTDEEVYHLVAWLLYMNGITDLDDPINQDTLPQIRMPARELLDLDPETARRFPWLTLP; this is translated from the coding sequence ATGTTTAGGCTCCTGGCCCTCCCCCTCCTGGCCCTGGCCCTCACCGCCCTGGCGGCCCGCTACGGCCTGGGCCCCCCTTTGACGGAGGAGGCGGTGGCCGCCTACGACCTCCGCCCCATCGTCCTCCCCGACGGCCGGGGCCTGCCCCCCGGGGAGGGGCGGGTGGCTGAGGGGGAGCGCATCTACCAGGCGAGGTGCGCCTCCTGCCACGGGGCTACCGGGGAGGGCTACCCCTTCAACCGCCTGGTCTCCGAACCCTTCCCCATCACCCCGGAGATGGAGCCCGCGGAGTACGCCATCGGCAACTACTGGCCCTACGCCACCACCCTCTTCGACTACATCCGCCGGGCCATGCCCTTCGGGGACCCGGGCACCCTCACCGACGAGGAGGTCTACCACCTGGTGGCCTGGCTCCTCTACATGAACGGGATCACCGACCTGGACGACCCCATCAACCAGGATACCCTGCCCCAGATCCGCATGCCCGCCCGGGAGCTTCTGGACCTGGACCCCGAGACCGCCCGCCGCTTCCCCTGGCTCACCCTGCCTTAG
- the soxC gene encoding sulfite dehydrogenase, translated as MDRRKFFRLIGAGSLLGLLKAKAQGSPWREETFAPLRGLGTPLQEYGTRSPFEEEVIRYISPGLRTRHSGASFAPLEKLDGVLTPNGLFFERHHAGAPQVDPEHYRLVIHGMVERPLAFTLEDLKRFPSVTRTYFIECAGNGQNGYRNPPDPELTATRSRGLASNASWTGVPLALLLKEAGVKPGARWLIPEGMDPAAYTRSLPLEKGMEDVLVAYGQNGEALRPEQGYPVRLVVPGWEGSIQVKWLRRILVTDLPAMAKDETSEYTDLMADGRVLAFTWIMEPQSILTYPSGLQRIQPGFHEIRGLAWSGFGRVRRVEVSFDEGRSWRRAALEGPVEPLAFVRFKLPWYWDGREVVLWSRAWDEKGHTQPTREEFFRRWGRNNRYHYNAIQAWRILPDGRVVNGDRPLEGASLPPATAGGCGGEVLDV; from the coding sequence ATGGATAGGAGAAAATTTTTCCGGCTCATAGGGGCGGGGAGCCTTCTGGGCCTCCTCAAGGCCAAGGCCCAGGGGAGCCCTTGGCGGGAGGAGACCTTCGCCCCCTTGCGGGGCCTAGGAACCCCCTTGCAGGAGTACGGGACCCGGAGCCCCTTCGAGGAGGAGGTGATCCGCTACATCTCCCCGGGCCTGCGCACCCGGCACTCGGGGGCGAGCTTCGCCCCCCTGGAAAAGCTGGACGGGGTCCTCACCCCCAACGGCCTCTTCTTCGAGCGGCACCACGCCGGGGCCCCCCAGGTGGACCCGGAACACTACCGCCTGGTGATCCACGGCATGGTGGAGCGTCCCCTGGCCTTCACCTTGGAGGACCTGAAGCGCTTCCCCTCCGTGACCCGCACCTACTTCATCGAGTGCGCGGGCAACGGGCAAAACGGCTACCGCAACCCCCCGGACCCCGAGCTCACCGCCACCCGCAGCCGCGGCCTGGCCTCCAACGCCAGCTGGACGGGGGTGCCCCTGGCCCTCCTCCTCAAGGAGGCGGGGGTGAAGCCCGGGGCCAGGTGGCTCATCCCCGAGGGGATGGACCCCGCGGCCTACACCCGTTCCCTGCCCCTGGAGAAGGGGATGGAGGACGTGCTGGTGGCCTACGGGCAAAACGGGGAGGCCCTCCGGCCCGAGCAGGGCTACCCCGTGCGCCTGGTGGTGCCGGGCTGGGAGGGGTCCATCCAGGTGAAGTGGCTAAGGCGCATCCTGGTCACCGACCTGCCCGCCATGGCCAAGGACGAGACCAGCGAGTACACCGACCTTATGGCCGACGGCCGGGTTCTGGCCTTCACCTGGATCATGGAGCCCCAGTCCATCCTCACCTACCCCTCGGGCCTCCAGCGGATCCAGCCCGGCTTCCACGAGATCCGGGGCCTCGCCTGGAGCGGCTTCGGCCGGGTGCGCCGGGTGGAGGTCTCCTTCGACGAGGGGCGCTCCTGGCGGCGGGCGGCCCTGGAGGGCCCCGTGGAACCCCTGGCCTTCGTGCGCTTCAAGCTCCCCTGGTACTGGGACGGGAGGGAGGTGGTCCTGTGGAGCCGGGCCTGGGACGAGAAGGGGCACACCCAGCCCACCCGGGAGGAGTTCTTCCGGCGCTGGGGCCGGAACAACCGCTACCACTACAACGCCATCCAGGCCTGGCGCATCCTGCCCGACGGCCGGGTGGTGAACGGGGACCGGCCCCTGGAGGGGGCCAGCCTGCCTCCGGCCACCGCCGGGGGGTGTGGCGGGGAGGTGCTGGATGTTTAG